From a region of the uncultured Desulfatiglans sp. genome:
- a CDS encoding DNA primase small subunit, producing MKTPAEAAPKRPAAPDFELLFSRLRSFIIENREIEKCREILRKMDVLQRLNPEQCLEWSRLAQMAGEMDVACRTLGDLNRRHPAFEPGWREHIELLVLLGKGAEAAALRARAQGAIPGFGQHDAQPVHTGDGGGDFQFLDEPFAAMKREERLIARYMALFQGREDCFARQWADRNAGTSGYVPVRRAIEPADVRDHLRGLKTYGIYLLRRDSRVATGVIDADLKQAYRTGAALAKERSGIQRECAYLVERVQELGKPMNLFALPEFSGGKGYHFWFFFEEPVPARPLKEALAALAGALRPDLTFFDLEVFPKQDQLGGKGLGNLVKLPLGLHRVTGKPSYFLQKRSGDVWQALEVLEGAAYSTLEKKDPPLGKTGSGGGVLIHPRQGEWIARFPELHRLSERCPPLGQLITACRNGKAMGVREEKILFATVGFLKRGKTLLHALLQPVPEYNPHLVDYKLSRLRGTPLGCRKIHTLLGVALDFCRFDSPLPYAHPLLHCREWMTEDLPVAAERVENLADALEHLRRSLDLVTRFLPAVRETS from the coding sequence ATGAAAACGCCCGCTGAAGCGGCCCCGAAGCGTCCGGCCGCACCTGATTTCGAGCTGCTCTTCTCCCGGCTGCGATCCTTCATCATCGAAAACCGGGAAATCGAGAAGTGCCGGGAGATCCTTCGCAAGATGGATGTCCTCCAGCGGCTCAACCCGGAGCAGTGCCTCGAGTGGAGCCGGCTGGCCCAGATGGCGGGCGAGATGGACGTGGCCTGCCGGACGCTCGGGGATTTGAATCGGCGCCACCCGGCCTTCGAGCCGGGGTGGCGCGAGCACATCGAATTGCTGGTCCTGCTCGGCAAGGGGGCGGAGGCCGCCGCTCTCAGGGCGCGCGCTCAGGGTGCCATCCCCGGTTTCGGACAACATGACGCGCAGCCTGTGCATACGGGCGACGGCGGGGGGGATTTTCAGTTTCTGGACGAGCCCTTTGCGGCCATGAAGCGGGAGGAGCGCCTGATCGCCCGCTATATGGCGCTCTTCCAGGGGCGGGAAGACTGCTTCGCGAGGCAGTGGGCGGACCGGAACGCCGGCACGAGCGGATACGTTCCCGTGAGGCGGGCGATCGAGCCGGCGGATGTCCGGGATCATCTGCGCGGCCTCAAGACCTACGGCATCTACCTGCTGCGGCGGGACAGCCGGGTGGCGACGGGCGTGATCGACGCCGATTTGAAGCAGGCCTACCGCACGGGGGCGGCGCTTGCCAAGGAGCGCTCGGGCATTCAGCGCGAATGCGCGTACCTGGTGGAGCGCGTTCAGGAACTCGGAAAGCCGATGAACCTTTTCGCGCTGCCGGAGTTCAGCGGGGGGAAGGGGTATCACTTCTGGTTCTTTTTCGAGGAGCCTGTCCCGGCGCGGCCGCTCAAGGAGGCGCTCGCAGCGCTTGCCGGGGCGCTCAGGCCCGATTTGACGTTTTTCGATCTGGAGGTCTTTCCGAAGCAGGACCAGCTGGGAGGGAAGGGGCTCGGGAACCTCGTGAAGCTTCCCCTCGGGCTGCACCGGGTCACCGGAAAGCCCTCCTATTTTCTGCAGAAAAGATCCGGGGATGTGTGGCAGGCCCTGGAGGTTCTGGAGGGCGCCGCCTACTCGACGCTGGAGAAAAAGGACCCGCCGCTCGGGAAGACGGGGTCCGGCGGCGGCGTTCTCATCCACCCCCGGCAGGGGGAGTGGATCGCGCGCTTCCCTGAGCTTCACCGGCTCTCGGAGCGGTGCCCTCCGCTCGGCCAGTTGATCACGGCCTGCCGCAACGGAAAGGCGATGGGGGTGCGCGAAGAGAAGATCCTCTTTGCCACCGTCGGCTTTCTCAAGCGGGGCAAGACGCTTCTTCACGCGCTGCTTCAGCCTGTGCCGGAGTACAACCCGCACCTCGTCGACTACAAGCTCTCGCGGCTGAGGGGCACGCCCCTGGGTTGCCGGAAGATCCACACCCTGCTGGGGGTTGCCCTGGATTTCTGCCGGTTCGATTCTCCGCTTCCTTACGCGCATCCGCTGCTCCACTGTCGGGAGTGGATGACCGAAGACCTGCCCGTGGCGGCAGAACGGGTCGAAAATTTGGCGGATGCCCTGGAGCACCTTCGGCGAAGCCTCGACCTGGTGACGCGTTTTCTGCCCGCGGTGCGGGAGACGTCTTGA
- a CDS encoding TPR repeat-containing protein, with the protein MGTTAKILSYPQGEAAPNPPQTTEAVKNGKTPAGEAFFEELAAQSGIQETLAARLKAHIGEIELLRADNRWQEILDLYHPVEEREPEMVRFGLDLPLRSEVAFALSRLKRYDDAIVAYEVCLRRSPEDFRFHSGLAYTLYESLLAAKNREIILPPQVKAGRTDRALDHFKKARELRPEGVTAFYREGMLYKNILQKPDRALPLLVQAVKNWLALTDDERKVRHQERRNYIKALYNLGSCQVKTGRMKGALASIQSCIEEDGEKNHVRVEHKHFALGKVLFHLGRYREAQDALEFTSRVVNPAEGDYVFELLGRVLLAQDKPREALAAVERIPPRVRRPYVRWTESDILNRLGEHDKARSVLTGALERDRRSRHRTLVRLARMAYREGNDDQVLRQAGEAVQFHIETFTTPDPDGLFWQAAAHLRKGELEAARQKAADLAAFRPAYPLLGKLRQAIAKKAGP; encoded by the coding sequence ATGGGCACCACGGCGAAGATCCTATCGTATCCGCAGGGAGAGGCTGCTCCCAACCCCCCACAGACAACCGAGGCGGTCAAGAACGGGAAGACCCCGGCCGGAGAGGCGTTCTTCGAGGAACTGGCCGCGCAGAGCGGGATCCAGGAGACCCTTGCGGCCAGGTTGAAGGCGCACATCGGGGAGATCGAACTCCTGCGGGCCGACAACCGTTGGCAGGAGATCCTGGATCTGTATCATCCCGTCGAGGAGCGCGAGCCGGAGATGGTCCGTTTCGGCCTGGACCTCCCGCTGCGCTCTGAGGTGGCCTTCGCGCTCAGCCGCCTCAAACGCTACGACGACGCGATCGTCGCCTACGAGGTGTGCCTCAGGCGCAGCCCGGAGGATTTCCGGTTCCACTCGGGGTTGGCCTACACGCTGTACGAAAGCCTCCTGGCCGCCAAGAACCGGGAGATCATCCTGCCGCCTCAGGTCAAGGCCGGGCGGACGGACAGGGCGCTCGATCACTTCAAAAAGGCGAGGGAACTCCGGCCCGAAGGGGTGACGGCGTTTTACCGCGAAGGGATGCTCTACAAGAACATCCTGCAGAAGCCCGACCGGGCGTTGCCGCTTCTGGTGCAGGCGGTGAAGAATTGGCTGGCGCTGACGGACGATGAGCGGAAGGTCCGGCATCAGGAGCGGCGCAACTACATCAAGGCCCTATACAACCTGGGCTCGTGCCAGGTGAAGACGGGGCGGATGAAAGGGGCGCTCGCGAGCATCCAGAGCTGCATCGAGGAAGACGGGGAGAAGAACCATGTGCGGGTCGAGCACAAGCACTTCGCCCTGGGAAAGGTCCTCTTCCACCTCGGCCGGTACCGCGAGGCGCAGGACGCCCTGGAGTTCACGTCCCGGGTGGTGAATCCGGCCGAAGGCGATTACGTCTTCGAACTCCTCGGGCGGGTGCTCCTGGCGCAGGACAAACCGCGGGAGGCCCTGGCTGCGGTTGAACGAATCCCGCCCCGGGTGCGCAGGCCCTACGTCCGGTGGACGGAGTCTGACATCCTCAATCGGCTCGGCGAGCACGACAAGGCGCGGAGCGTTTTGACCGGGGCCCTCGAGCGGGACCGGCGTTCGCGGCATCGGACCCTGGTCCGCCTGGCCAGGATGGCGTACCGGGAGGGCAACGACGACCAGGTGCTCCGACAGGCCGGTGAAGCGGTCCAGTTCCACATCGAGACCTTCACGACCCCGGACCCGGACGGGCTCTTCTGGCAGGCCGCGGCGCACCTGAGGAAGGGCGAGCTCGAGGCGGCCAGGCAAAAGGCTGCGGACCTGGCCGCGTTCAGGCCGGCTTACCCGCTCCTCGGGAAACTCCGGCAGGCGATAGCGAAGAAGGCCGGCCCGTGA
- a CDS encoding exported hypothetical protein (Evidence 5 : Unknown function) → MSARRSSISPMCAFNLAARVSWIPLCAASSSKNASPAGVFPFLTASVVCGGLGAASPCGYDRIFAVVPMSAASFKLRFYAQGQDSRAAHPLERGYPGPALMEHGIEERIFKKLLQRPSVFSGRDTARIIP, encoded by the coding sequence TTGTCGGCCCGCAGGAGTTCGATCTCCCCGATGTGCGCCTTCAACCTGGCCGCAAGGGTCTCCTGGATCCCGCTCTGCGCGGCCAGTTCCTCGAAGAACGCCTCTCCGGCCGGGGTCTTCCCGTTCTTGACCGCCTCGGTTGTCTGTGGGGGGTTGGGAGCAGCCTCTCCCTGCGGATACGATAGGATCTTCGCCGTGGTGCCCATGTCTGCCGCCTCCTTCAAGTTGAGGTTTTACGCCCAAGGGCAGGACTCCCGGGCAGCCCATCCCTTAGAGAGGGGCTACCCGGGGCCTGCACTAATGGAACACGGCATCGAAGAGAGGATTTTCAAAAAACTTTTGCAAAGACCGTCGGTTTTCAGTGGCAGGGATACTGCGCGGATTATTCCTTGA
- a CDS encoding hypothetical protein (Evidence 5 : Unknown function) yields the protein MKEQIGFRVETHIKRILEKIAKDEFRSVANVAEKLICEQLRGMGLLDKDFLPVDHPAQGNSVEGATVE from the coding sequence TTGAAAGAGCAGATTGGTTTCCGGGTCGAGACCCACATTAAACGAATCCTAGAAAAAATCGCCAAAGATGAGTTTCGCTCCGTCGCGAATGTAGCAGAGAAGTTGATTTGTGAGCAGTTGCGAGGAATGGGTCTTTTGGACAAGGATTTTCTCCCCGTGGACCACCCGGCGCAAGGAAATTCAGTTGAGGGTGCAACCGTTGAATGA
- a CDS encoding hypothetical protein (Evidence 5 : Unknown function), with translation MSFHPEMVFLANLGVNLHVCLCGDPQVASAQTLDFIDIGQKSSFPDWKPGCAGKSFPDGDESGNN, from the coding sequence ATGAGTTTCCATCCGGAAATGGTCTTTTTGGCCAATCTCGGCGTCAATCTACACGTTTGCTTGTGCGGCGACCCACAGGTCGCCTCCGCGCAAACGCTTGATTTCATTGATATTGGCCAAAAATCCTCATTTCCGGATTGGAAACCGGGTTGTGCCGGGAAATCATTTCCGGATGGAGACGAGTCAGGAAATAATTGA